The Catenuloplanes niger genome includes a window with the following:
- a CDS encoding phosphocholine cytidylyltransferase family protein translates to MIGLVLAAGAGRRLRPYTDELPKALVPVDGDTTILDIALRNLASVGLADVTIVVGYRAPAVLSRVPELQDRYGVRLTLVHNDRAEEWNNAYSLWLARDHFTNGALLVNGDTVHPVSVQKTLLAARGPSIVLALDTAKHLADEEMKADFSPDGRLSRITKLMDPAAATGEYIGVSLISPAAAGGLADALETVWRRDPNLYYEDGFQEYADRGGAIRYADIGDVPWVEVDNHDDLARARAIACRY, encoded by the coding sequence ATGATCGGGCTCGTGCTCGCCGCCGGTGCCGGACGACGTCTGCGCCCGTACACCGACGAACTGCCGAAGGCACTCGTCCCGGTGGACGGGGACACCACGATCCTGGACATCGCGCTGCGCAACCTCGCGTCCGTGGGCCTGGCCGACGTCACGATCGTGGTCGGCTACCGGGCCCCGGCGGTGCTGTCCCGGGTGCCGGAACTCCAGGACCGATACGGGGTACGGCTGACGCTGGTGCACAACGACCGGGCCGAGGAGTGGAACAACGCGTACTCGCTGTGGCTCGCCCGTGACCACTTCACGAACGGCGCGCTGCTGGTCAACGGCGACACCGTGCACCCGGTGAGCGTGCAGAAGACGCTGCTCGCCGCGCGCGGCCCGTCGATCGTGCTGGCGCTGGACACCGCGAAGCACCTCGCCGACGAGGAGATGAAAGCCGATTTCTCACCCGACGGGCGGCTCAGCCGGATCACCAAGCTGATGGACCCGGCCGCCGCGACCGGCGAGTACATCGGCGTCTCGCTCATCTCACCGGCCGCGGCCGGCGGGCTCGCGGACGCGCTGGAGACGGTCTGGCGCCGCGACCCGAACCTCTACTACGAGGACGGCTTCCAGGAGTACGCGGACCGCGGCGGCGCCATCCGGTACGCGGACATCGGCGACGTCCCCTGGGTCGAGGTGGACAACCACGACGACCTGGCGCGCGCCCGGGCCATCGCATGCCGCTACTAG
- a CDS encoding NUDIX hydrolase codes for MTAPPEPSGRTPADPLLCAGALIVDDDGRIFVQRRSADRRLFPDTWDIVGGHVEAGESVDEALHREVREETGWILSHVLGTVGEHTWKGDDGLYRLETDYLCRVDGDLTRPRLEAGKHTDFAWVTEAELDLLDENRPDDDTIRRIVADGFAMLRVFGF; via the coding sequence GTGACTGCACCACCTGAGCCCTCCGGTCGGACGCCCGCGGACCCGCTGCTCTGCGCCGGTGCGCTGATCGTCGACGACGACGGCCGGATCTTCGTGCAGCGGCGGTCGGCGGACCGGCGGTTGTTCCCGGACACCTGGGACATCGTCGGCGGGCACGTGGAGGCGGGGGAGAGCGTCGACGAGGCGCTGCACCGCGAGGTCCGCGAGGAGACCGGCTGGATCCTGTCGCACGTGCTCGGCACGGTCGGCGAGCACACCTGGAAGGGCGACGACGGGCTCTACCGGCTGGAGACCGACTACCTCTGCCGGGTGGACGGCGACCTGACCCGGCCGCGGCTGGAGGCCGGAAAACACACCGACTTCGCCTGGGTCACCGAGGCCGAGCTGGACCTGCTGGACGAGAACCGGCCGGACGACGACACCATCCGGCGGATCGTCGCGGACGGGTTCGCCATGCTCCGGGTGTTCGGTTTCTGA
- a CDS encoding CBS domain-containing protein, with protein sequence MHVRDAMSALVLTLGPDHTLRQAATMMADRGIGSAVILDPDGEGVGIMTERDLLKAIGAGLDPDTERIGAHLTWDVVYASPRWTLEEAALAMARGGFRHLVVLEGDEVLGVISVRDVMRVWARERALKTS encoded by the coding sequence ATGCACGTTCGCGATGCCATGTCCGCCCTGGTGCTCACGCTGGGGCCCGATCACACACTCCGCCAGGCGGCCACGATGATGGCCGACCGCGGCATCGGATCCGCCGTGATCCTCGACCCGGACGGCGAGGGCGTCGGGATCATGACCGAACGGGACCTGCTCAAGGCGATCGGCGCCGGGCTGGACCCGGACACCGAACGCATCGGCGCCCACCTGACCTGGGACGTCGTCTACGCGAGTCCGCGCTGGACGCTGGAGGAGGCCGCGCTCGCGATGGCCCGCGGCGGGTTCCGGCACCTGGTCGTGCTGGAGGGCGACGAGGTCCTCGGCGTGATCTCGGTCCGCGACGTCATGCGCGTCTGGGCGCGGGAAAGAGCCTTGAAAACCTCCTGA
- a CDS encoding aminotransferase-like domain-containing protein has product MTAEQLISFARGAPSLDIVDIEGLKAAAVRAFDADPAGITAYGTSVGYVPLRAWIAEKHGVTPEQVLITNGSLQADAFLFDHLVKAGDAVVVERPTYDRTLLNLQNLGGKVHQVTLDADGIDTAELRTLLESGVRPTLAHIIPNYQNPAGVTLSLERRRELLALAKEFGFTIFEDDPYADIRFRGEALPSMLSMDTEGVVVHASSFTKTVCPGVRVGYLVGPAKLIGDIAKRATNLYISPGMVSEAIVHQFCVSGDIDRSIATVSAALGERARVLAESLRAHIPGVRFTEPDGGYFLWIDLPDDVYVDKLLPAAAERGVAVVKGTDFLLEGGEHSLRLAFSAVTVDQIDEGVRRLAAAIDAVRG; this is encoded by the coding sequence ATGACCGCTGAGCAGCTGATCTCCTTCGCCCGTGGCGCCCCCTCCCTCGACATCGTGGACATCGAGGGCCTGAAGGCCGCGGCGGTGCGTGCGTTCGACGCCGACCCGGCGGGCATCACCGCCTACGGCACCTCGGTGGGTTACGTCCCGCTCCGCGCGTGGATCGCGGAGAAGCACGGCGTCACGCCGGAGCAGGTGCTGATCACGAACGGCTCGCTGCAGGCCGACGCGTTCCTCTTCGACCACCTGGTCAAGGCCGGCGACGCGGTCGTGGTGGAGAGGCCGACGTACGACCGGACGCTGCTCAACCTGCAGAACCTGGGCGGCAAGGTGCACCAGGTGACGCTGGACGCGGACGGCATCGACACCGCGGAGCTGCGCACCCTGCTGGAGTCCGGCGTGCGCCCGACGCTCGCCCACATCATCCCGAACTACCAGAACCCGGCCGGGGTGACGCTGTCCCTGGAGCGCCGCCGTGAGCTGCTGGCGCTGGCGAAGGAGTTCGGTTTCACCATCTTCGAGGACGACCCGTACGCGGACATCCGATTCCGTGGCGAGGCGCTGCCGTCGATGCTGTCGATGGACACCGAGGGCGTGGTGGTGCACGCGTCCAGCTTCACCAAGACGGTCTGCCCCGGCGTGCGCGTCGGTTACCTGGTCGGCCCCGCGAAGCTGATCGGCGACATCGCGAAGCGCGCGACCAACCTCTACATCTCGCCCGGCATGGTGTCCGAGGCGATCGTGCACCAGTTCTGCGTGTCCGGTGACATCGACCGGTCGATCGCGACGGTCAGCGCGGCGCTGGGCGAGCGGGCCCGGGTGCTGGCCGAGTCGCTGCGGGCGCACATCCCGGGGGTGCGGTTCACGGAGCCGGACGGCGGCTACTTCCTCTGGATCGACCTGCCCGACGACGTGTACGTGGACAAGCTGCTCCCGGCCGCGGCCGAGCGCGGCGTGGCGGTCGTGAAGGGCACGGACTTCCTGCTGGAGGGCGGCGAGCACTCGCTGCGGCTGGCGTTCTCCGCGGTGACCGTGGACCAGATCGACGAGGGCGTGCGCCGGCTGGCCGCCGCCATCGACGCGGTGCGCGGCTGA
- the corA gene encoding magnesium/cobalt transporter CorA, whose product MVERNNPTAGGNGHSGGRSRTWTAPVRAMTRIIGADGSPPPPPANDVVRSAVVDCALYVDGVRQEGPQDYASALAAAREQPTAFVWLGLHEPSEAEMAPIAEAYGLHELAVEDAVKAEQRPKLERFNDVVFLVCRTARYLEHGRLTEHSEVVETGQVLMFIGPAFVITVRHGNASRLAPVRADLEARQELLAQGPWAVAYAVSDRIVDHYIEVADGIEDDLDALEEDVFSRAGNSSIQSIYQLKRELVEFRRAVVPFQRPLLTLTSDASRGTVPKEIRRYFRDVQDHLSRTIEQVTANDDLLNSILQARLAQVTVDQNNDMRKIAAWAAIATVWTAAAGIYGMNFKFMPELEWRFSYPVLITLLVITSATLYRLFRRNGWL is encoded by the coding sequence ATGGTTGAGCGGAACAATCCGACGGCCGGCGGCAACGGACACTCGGGGGGACGCTCCCGAACGTGGACGGCGCCGGTCCGGGCGATGACCCGGATCATCGGGGCCGACGGCTCGCCTCCTCCCCCACCGGCGAACGACGTGGTCCGCAGCGCGGTCGTCGACTGCGCGCTCTACGTCGACGGCGTGCGTCAGGAGGGCCCGCAGGACTACGCGTCCGCGCTGGCCGCGGCCCGGGAGCAGCCGACCGCGTTCGTCTGGCTCGGCCTGCACGAGCCGAGCGAGGCCGAGATGGCACCGATCGCGGAGGCGTACGGTCTGCACGAGCTCGCGGTCGAGGACGCGGTCAAGGCGGAGCAGCGGCCGAAGCTGGAGCGCTTCAACGACGTGGTGTTCCTGGTCTGCCGCACCGCCCGGTATCTGGAGCACGGCCGGCTGACCGAGCACTCCGAGGTGGTGGAGACGGGCCAGGTGCTGATGTTCATCGGCCCGGCCTTCGTGATCACGGTCCGGCACGGCAACGCCTCGCGGCTCGCCCCGGTCCGCGCGGACCTGGAGGCGCGTCAGGAGCTGCTGGCCCAGGGCCCGTGGGCGGTCGCGTACGCGGTCTCGGACCGGATCGTCGACCACTACATCGAGGTCGCGGACGGCATCGAGGACGACCTGGACGCGCTGGAGGAGGACGTCTTCTCGCGCGCCGGCAACAGCAGCATCCAGTCGATCTACCAGCTCAAGCGCGAGCTGGTGGAGTTCCGCCGCGCGGTGGTGCCGTTCCAGCGGCCGCTGCTCACGCTCACCTCGGACGCCAGCCGCGGCACGGTGCCGAAGGAGATCCGCCGGTACTTCCGGGACGTGCAGGACCACCTCAGCCGCACGATCGAGCAGGTCACCGCGAACGACGACCTGCTCAACTCGATCCTGCAGGCGCGGCTGGCGCAGGTCACGGTCGACCAGAACAACGACATGCGGAAGATCGCCGCCTGGGCCGCGATCGCCACGGTCTGGACCGCGGCCGCCGGCATCTACGGCATGAACTTCAAGTTCATGCCGGAGCTGGAGTGGCGCTTCTCGTACCCGGTGCTGATCACCCTGCTGGTGATCACGTCAGCCACGCTCTACCGCCTGTTCCGGCGCAACGGCTGGCTGTAG
- a CDS encoding peptidylprolyl isomerase: MAQAVYATLHTNHGAIRLELFPLHAPKTVANFVELAEGTKEYTDPRTGQAGKGPYYDGTISHRVISGFMVQMGDPTGTGTGGPGYKFADEFHPDLVFNRPYLLAMANAGPGTNGSQFFITVSPTPHLNHRHTIFGQVADDESARVVDSIATTPTGPMDRPKQDVIIEKVEIERVG; this comes from the coding sequence GTGGCCCAGGCTGTATATGCCACCCTGCACACCAACCACGGTGCGATCCGGCTCGAGCTGTTTCCGCTGCACGCCCCGAAGACGGTTGCCAACTTCGTAGAGCTGGCCGAGGGCACCAAGGAGTACACCGACCCGCGCACCGGCCAGGCCGGCAAGGGCCCGTACTACGACGGCACCATCTCGCACCGGGTGATCAGCGGCTTCATGGTCCAGATGGGCGACCCGACCGGCACCGGCACCGGCGGCCCCGGCTACAAGTTCGCCGACGAGTTCCACCCGGACCTGGTCTTCAACCGGCCGTACCTGCTCGCGATGGCGAACGCGGGGCCCGGCACGAACGGCTCGCAGTTCTTCATCACGGTGTCGCCGACGCCGCACCTGAACCACCGGCACACCATCTTCGGCCAGGTGGCCGACGACGAGTCCGCGCGCGTGGTCGACTCGATCGCCACCACGCCGACCGGCCCGATGGACCGTCCGAAGCAGGACGTGATCATCGAGAAGGTCGAGATCGAACGCGTCGGCTGA
- a CDS encoding rhomboid family intramembrane serine protease: MSDVPATVPVCYRHPGRETHVRCTRCDRSICPDCMNEASVGHQCPECVAEGRRTQRPVRTAFGGSAAGRAGVVTTTLIGLNVLAAVLGVVFSGMNALVGSGLFSGASIIHYAGAVVGPSITVLADGNATFGALPQYGTVFPGVWDGGYYRLFTAMFIHFGILHLLMNMWALWILGRQLETALGPLRFLALYLVAGFGGNVAALLIDAESVSAGASTAIFGLFAALFVLLRRLGRDTSSVLPILIVNLVITFVVPSISIAGHIGGLAVGGLAAAALAYAPARNRGLIQGGALGLIFVILAVLALTASS, translated from the coding sequence ATGAGTGACGTTCCGGCGACCGTCCCGGTCTGCTACCGGCATCCCGGCCGGGAAACGCATGTCCGGTGCACGAGGTGCGACCGATCGATATGCCCCGACTGCATGAACGAGGCGTCGGTCGGCCACCAGTGCCCGGAGTGCGTGGCCGAGGGGAGACGTACGCAACGGCCGGTCCGCACCGCCTTCGGCGGGAGCGCGGCCGGCCGTGCCGGAGTCGTCACGACCACGCTGATCGGGCTGAACGTGCTGGCCGCCGTGCTCGGCGTGGTCTTCTCCGGCATGAACGCGCTGGTCGGCAGCGGGCTGTTCAGCGGCGCGTCGATCATCCATTACGCCGGCGCGGTGGTCGGGCCGTCGATCACCGTGCTCGCCGACGGCAACGCGACGTTCGGGGCGCTGCCGCAGTACGGCACGGTCTTCCCCGGCGTCTGGGACGGCGGCTACTACCGGCTGTTCACCGCCATGTTCATCCACTTCGGAATCCTGCACCTGCTGATGAACATGTGGGCGCTGTGGATTCTCGGCCGGCAGCTGGAGACCGCGCTCGGCCCGCTGCGGTTCCTCGCGCTCTACCTGGTCGCCGGCTTCGGCGGCAACGTGGCCGCGCTGCTGATCGACGCGGAGTCGGTGTCGGCCGGCGCCTCCACCGCGATCTTCGGGCTCTTCGCCGCGCTCTTCGTGCTGCTGCGCCGCCTCGGCCGGGACACGTCGTCCGTGCTGCCGATCCTGATCGTCAACCTGGTCATCACGTTCGTGGTGCCGAGCATCTCGATCGCCGGGCACATCGGCGGGCTGGCCGTCGGCGGGCTGGCCGCGGCCGCGCTCGCCTACGCCCCGGCGCGCAACCGGGGGCTGATCCAGGGCGGCGCGCTCGGGCTGATCTTCGTGATCCTGGCGGTGCTCGCGCTCACCGCGTCGTCCTAG
- a CDS encoding PH domain-containing protein, with protein sequence MTDPMSWRVPIWLPVVKLAGGVALLLLALALADGDRAQLGAGAVVCAGLAGWAARDLLAPVRLAVDEDGLTVVTGFARRTRLTWERVEAVRLDTRPRLGVRTETLEVDTGDTLHVFTKADLGVPPEEVLPHLSSRTTR encoded by the coding sequence ATGACCGACCCGATGTCCTGGAGAGTGCCCATCTGGTTACCGGTGGTCAAGCTGGCCGGCGGCGTCGCGCTGCTGCTGCTCGCGCTCGCGCTGGCCGACGGGGACCGCGCCCAGCTCGGTGCCGGCGCCGTGGTCTGCGCCGGGCTGGCGGGGTGGGCCGCACGGGACCTGCTGGCTCCGGTGCGGCTCGCGGTCGACGAGGACGGGCTGACCGTGGTGACCGGCTTCGCCCGCCGGACCCGGCTGACCTGGGAGCGGGTCGAGGCGGTGCGGCTGGACACCCGCCCGCGCCTCGGCGTGCGCACCGAGACGCTCGAGGTCGACACCGGCGACACGCTGCACGTGTTCACCAAGGCCGACCTCGGCGTACCGCCGGAGGAGGTGTTGCCGCACCTGTCGTCTAGGACGACGCGGTGA
- a CDS encoding glycosyltransferase family 2 protein, which yields MKLSILMPVYNEEARLANALKQALAVDYPCEIELVVVDDGSSDRTGEILAAVDDTRVRVITHAKNAGKGAAIKTAVDNAEGEFMVILDADLEYDPQDIPRLLQPVLDGHAQVVYGNRTFGSHSAYSFWYVMGNKGVTTAANVLYNSYIGDLETCFKLMPVSLYRSLAIKSRGFGMEAEVTGKLLRQRIRPYEVPISYRARGREEGKKITWKDGVEAIWILARERVRKPKATR from the coding sequence GTGAAGCTTTCGATCCTCATGCCGGTCTACAACGAGGAAGCCCGTCTGGCTAACGCGTTGAAGCAGGCACTGGCGGTGGACTACCCATGCGAGATCGAGCTCGTCGTCGTCGACGACGGCAGCTCTGACCGTACCGGAGAGATCCTGGCTGCCGTTGACGACACGCGGGTGCGTGTCATCACCCACGCGAAGAACGCGGGCAAGGGCGCCGCGATCAAGACCGCGGTGGACAACGCCGAGGGTGAGTTCATGGTCATCCTCGACGCCGACCTGGAGTACGACCCGCAGGACATCCCGCGCCTGCTCCAGCCGGTGCTGGACGGTCACGCCCAGGTCGTCTACGGCAATCGGACCTTCGGCAGCCACAGCGCGTACAGCTTCTGGTACGTGATGGGCAACAAGGGCGTCACCACCGCCGCGAACGTGCTCTACAACTCGTACATCGGCGACCTGGAGACCTGCTTCAAGCTGATGCCGGTCTCGCTCTACCGGTCGCTCGCGATCAAGTCGCGCGGCTTCGGCATGGAGGCCGAGGTCACCGGCAAGCTGCTCCGCCAGCGCATCCGGCCGTACGAGGTGCCGATCTCCTACCGTGCCCGTGGGCGCGAGGAGGGCAAGAAGATCACGTGGAAGGACGGCGTGGAGGCGATCTGGATCCTCGCCCGCGAGCGCGTCCGGAAGCCGAAGGCCACGCGCTGA
- the soxR gene encoding redox-sensitive transcriptional activator SoxR, protein MQDLLTIGDMAARSGVAPSALRYYERLGLIHAVRTGGNQRRYQRAELRRIAFIRVSQQVGVSLEEIREALASLPDGRVPTKADWARLSAGWHDKLAERIALLERLRDNLTGCIGCGCLSLQKCTLYNPGDELAAFGPGPRILLSGN, encoded by the coding sequence ATGCAGGATCTCCTCACGATCGGCGACATGGCGGCCCGGAGCGGCGTCGCACCGTCCGCGTTGCGGTACTACGAGCGCCTCGGCCTGATCCACGCGGTCCGCACCGGCGGCAACCAGCGGCGATATCAGCGCGCGGAGCTGCGCCGGATCGCGTTCATCCGGGTGTCGCAGCAGGTCGGCGTGTCGCTGGAGGAGATCCGGGAGGCGCTCGCCTCGCTGCCGGACGGGCGCGTGCCCACGAAGGCCGACTGGGCGCGGCTCTCCGCCGGCTGGCACGACAAGCTGGCGGAGCGGATCGCGCTGCTCGAACGGCTCCGCGACAACCTCACCGGCTGCATCGGCTGCGGCTGCCTGTCGCTGCAGAAGTGCACGCTCTACAACCCCGGCGACGAACTGGCCGCGTTCGGACCCGGCCCGCGGATACTGCTGTCAGGCAACTAG
- a CDS encoding NAD(P)H-quinone oxidoreductase, with translation MHAITIPEPGGPEALVWSEVPDPVPGPGELLIETAASAVNRADLMQRQGDYPPPKGASPYPGLECSGAVAALGEGVTGFEVGERVCALLAGGGYAERVVVPAAQVLPVPAGTDLVDAAALPEVACTVWSNVVMAAHLAKGETLLVHGGGSGIGTFAIQLGRALGATVATTASRGKHAALRELGADETIDYATEEFEKRVAPDVILDIMGGSYLARNVEALRPDGRLVIIGTQGGRTAELHISKLLAKRGTLIATALRFRPAAQKAEIVRQVREHVWPLIESGAVRPVVDRRIPMRDAAEAHRVVESGGHLGKVLLVA, from the coding sequence ATGCATGCGATCACGATCCCGGAGCCCGGCGGGCCGGAGGCGCTCGTCTGGTCGGAGGTGCCGGATCCGGTGCCGGGTCCGGGCGAGCTGCTGATCGAGACGGCGGCGAGCGCGGTGAACCGGGCGGACCTGATGCAGCGCCAGGGGGACTACCCGCCGCCCAAGGGCGCGTCACCGTACCCGGGGCTGGAGTGCTCCGGGGCCGTCGCCGCGCTCGGCGAGGGCGTGACCGGGTTCGAGGTCGGCGAGCGCGTCTGTGCGCTGCTGGCCGGCGGCGGTTACGCGGAGCGCGTCGTGGTGCCGGCCGCGCAGGTGCTCCCGGTGCCGGCGGGCACGGACCTGGTGGACGCGGCCGCGCTCCCGGAGGTGGCGTGCACGGTCTGGTCGAACGTGGTGATGGCCGCGCACCTGGCGAAGGGTGAGACGCTGCTGGTGCACGGTGGCGGCAGCGGCATCGGCACGTTCGCGATCCAGCTGGGCCGGGCGCTCGGGGCGACGGTGGCCACCACGGCGAGCCGGGGCAAGCACGCGGCGCTGCGGGAGCTGGGCGCGGACGAGACGATCGACTACGCGACCGAGGAGTTCGAGAAGCGGGTCGCGCCGGACGTCATCCTGGACATCATGGGCGGCTCCTACCTCGCGCGGAACGTGGAGGCGCTCCGGCCCGACGGGCGCCTCGTGATCATCGGTACGCAGGGCGGTCGCACGGCCGAGCTGCACATCTCGAAGCTGCTGGCCAAGCGCGGCACACTGATCGCGACGGCGCTGCGGTTCCGGCCGGCGGCGCAGAAGGCGGAGATCGTCCGGCAGGTGCGCGAGCACGTCTGGCCGCTGATCGAGTCCGGCGCGGTCCGGCCGGTCGTGGACCGCCGGATCCCGATGCGCGACGCCGCGGAGGCGCATCGCGTGGTCGAGTCCGGCGGCCACCTCGGCAAGGTCCTGCTAGTTGCCTGA